The following proteins are co-located in the Fimbriiglobus ruber genome:
- the larB gene encoding nickel pincer cofactor biosynthesis protein LarB yields the protein MTPDDLKALLTAVGDGRVTVEEAAERLGDPAVGDIGFATLDLHRRERCGFPEVILAEGKTAEWTEGAVRRMVEAGQDVFATRVSADQAAHLAAHFPQADQDRLARTFWLPMPGWQPANLGRVWVVTAGTSDLPVAQEALVTARVMGARADLVVDVGVAGIHRLLRHRDKLAMADVVVVVAGMDGALPSVVGGLIDCPVIAVPTSVGYGAAFGGVAALLTMLNSCSAGVAVVNIDAGFKAGYVAARIIRRMYKE from the coding sequence GTGACTCCCGACGACCTGAAGGCTCTACTGACCGCCGTCGGCGACGGCCGCGTGACGGTCGAGGAAGCGGCGGAGCGACTCGGCGATCCGGCCGTGGGCGACATCGGGTTTGCGACGCTCGATCTACACCGGCGCGAGCGGTGCGGGTTTCCCGAGGTGATTTTGGCCGAGGGGAAAACGGCGGAGTGGACCGAAGGGGCGGTGCGGCGGATGGTCGAGGCCGGGCAAGACGTCTTCGCCACGCGGGTCAGCGCGGATCAGGCCGCGCATCTTGCCGCGCACTTCCCGCAAGCCGACCAGGACCGCCTCGCGCGAACCTTTTGGCTGCCGATGCCCGGGTGGCAGCCGGCGAACCTGGGGCGCGTCTGGGTCGTGACGGCGGGAACCAGCGACCTCCCCGTCGCCCAGGAGGCACTCGTTACCGCGCGGGTGATGGGTGCGAGGGCCGACCTCGTGGTCGACGTCGGGGTCGCCGGCATTCACCGCCTGTTGCGGCACCGGGACAAACTCGCGATGGCGGACGTGGTGGTGGTCGTGGCCGGGATGGACGGCGCGCTCCCCAGCGTGGTCGGGGGGCTGATCGATTGTCCGGTGATCGCGGTCCCGACGAGCGTCGGGTACGGGGCGGCGTTCGGCGGAGTCGCGGCTCTTCTGACGATGTTAAATAGCTGTTCGGCAGGCGTCGCGGTGGTGAACATCGACGCCGGGTTTAAGGCCGGCTACGTGGCCGCGCGGATCATCCGCCGGATGTACAAGGAGTAA
- a CDS encoding putative metallopeptidase: protein MNVTDRSRGADPRWVLERHWYTGGPGTTHTGTHHARPLPRLWALPDGTAARSIVRPRPTPDDTVAPLDFTGRIRRLCADVAARCPDLAHIDPPAVLFTFTTSRTRRSAGLLARVTPMRFREGAQTRRTRGVVYRAQQYYVDGREMLYLVTFCLPRFLDLSFEEKFITVFHELYHISPQFDGDLRRHGGRYEVHSKSKKDYDAHMAVLVERYLADHPNPGAFDYLRLGASDLWRLHGGITGVTVPRPKMIPLGTCVGV from the coding sequence ATGAACGTGACGGACCGCAGCCGCGGAGCGGACCCGCGGTGGGTGTTGGAACGCCATTGGTACACCGGCGGCCCCGGGACGACCCACACTGGCACGCATCACGCCCGGCCGCTCCCGCGGCTCTGGGCGCTGCCGGACGGGACGGCGGCCCGCTCGATCGTCCGCCCGCGGCCGACCCCCGACGACACCGTTGCCCCCCTCGATTTCACCGGCCGTATCCGCCGGCTCTGTGCGGATGTCGCGGCCCGGTGTCCCGATCTGGCTCACATTGACCCGCCCGCCGTCCTCTTCACCTTTACCACCTCGCGGACGCGGCGGTCGGCCGGGTTGCTTGCCCGCGTGACCCCCATGCGGTTCCGCGAGGGCGCACAAACCCGCCGGACGCGCGGGGTCGTTTATCGGGCCCAGCAGTATTACGTCGACGGCCGCGAGATGTTGTACCTCGTGACGTTCTGTCTGCCGCGGTTCCTGGACCTGTCGTTCGAGGAAAAGTTCATCACCGTTTTCCACGAGCTGTACCACATCAGCCCGCAATTCGACGGCGACCTCCGCCGGCACGGCGGCCGGTACGAAGTCCACTCCAAATCGAAGAAGGACTACGACGCCCACATGGCGGTTCTCGTCGAGCGATACCTCGCCGACCACCCGAATCCGGGCGCGTTCGACTACCTCCGCCTCGGCGCCTCAGACCTGTGGCGACTGCACGGCGGGATCACCGGCGTGACCGTCCCGCGGCCGAAGATGATCCCGCTCGGGACGTGCGTCGGCGTCTGA
- the ychF gene encoding redox-regulated ATPase YchF — MKAGIVGLPNVGKSTLFNALTSSKAAQSANYPFCTIEPNEGIVSVPDDRLRRISKHIVPKKLVPTALKLVDIAGIVKGASEGEGLGNQFLSHIREVDAILQVVRCFEDPDIVHVAGAVNPVSDIETVEIELMLADIQTLENALPKAERAAKGGDKDAVLRASGIRKCMTQLAANEPLRKLKLDPMEDKAISSFGLLTAKPILYVANVDETDLGGTGPLVIQVREFAAKVGASVVPVCAKLEAEIAELDEADRAEMLTAAGVAEPALPVLAREAYRVLGLQSYFTAGEKEVRAWPVPVGATAPQAAGVIHTDFEKGFIRAEVYTLEDLETYKSEKEIRQAGKLRVEGKSYVMKDGDICHFLFNT; from the coding sequence ATGAAAGCCGGTATCGTCGGTCTACCCAACGTTGGCAAGAGTACGCTTTTTAACGCCCTCACGAGTTCCAAGGCCGCCCAAAGCGCGAACTACCCGTTCTGCACGATCGAGCCGAACGAAGGCATCGTCAGTGTTCCGGACGACCGGCTGCGGCGGATTAGCAAACACATCGTGCCCAAGAAGCTCGTTCCGACCGCGCTCAAACTCGTGGACATCGCCGGCATCGTCAAAGGGGCGAGTGAGGGCGAAGGACTGGGCAACCAGTTCTTGAGCCACATCCGGGAGGTCGACGCGATTCTCCAGGTGGTTCGTTGCTTCGAAGATCCGGACATCGTCCACGTCGCGGGTGCCGTAAACCCCGTTTCGGACATTGAGACCGTCGAAATCGAACTGATGCTGGCGGACATTCAAACACTGGAAAACGCCCTGCCCAAAGCCGAGCGGGCGGCCAAGGGCGGCGACAAGGACGCGGTCCTTCGCGCGTCCGGCATTCGCAAGTGTATGACCCAACTCGCGGCCAACGAACCGCTCCGGAAGCTGAAACTCGACCCGATGGAAGATAAGGCGATTTCGAGCTTCGGGCTCCTGACCGCCAAGCCGATCCTGTACGTCGCCAACGTGGACGAAACGGACCTCGGCGGGACCGGTCCACTCGTGATCCAGGTGCGCGAGTTCGCTGCGAAGGTCGGCGCCTCGGTTGTGCCGGTCTGCGCGAAACTGGAAGCCGAGATCGCGGAACTCGACGAGGCCGACCGCGCGGAAATGCTCACGGCGGCCGGCGTGGCCGAGCCGGCGCTGCCGGTCCTCGCCCGCGAGGCGTACCGGGTACTCGGCCTCCAGAGTTACTTCACGGCCGGGGAAAAAGAGGTGCGGGCGTGGCCCGTGCCCGTCGGCGCGACCGCCCCACAGGCTGCCGGGGTGATTCACACCGACTTCGAGAAAGGCTTTATCCGCGCTGAAGTCTACACGCTCGAAGATCTGGAAACGTACAAGAGCGAGAAGGAAATTCGGCAAGCCGGCAAGTTGCGCGTCGAGGGGAAGAGTTACGTCATGAAGGATGGCGACATCTGCCACTTCCTGTTCAACACGTAA
- a CDS encoding Fpg/Nei family DNA glycosylase produces the protein MPELPDVTIYIEALDRRIVGRPLERIRLNSPFLLRTYDPPISTVEGQVVRGLKRIGKRIAIGFDGELWLVIHLMIAGRLHWKPPKAKLAGKYNLAAFDFPDGTLLFTEAGSKKRASLHLLRGAAALAAQDPGGIDVFAATAGEFETVLRSHNHTLKRALTDPRLFSGIGNAYSDEILHRARLSPLALTQKLPAEDVGRLHEAVRVVLTEWTDRFRAEVGDGFPEKVTAFRPEMAVHGKFGMPCPDCGSPVQRIRYAENETNYCARCQTGGRLLADRSLSRLLKDDWPRHLDDL, from the coding sequence ATGCCCGAACTACCCGACGTCACCATTTACATCGAAGCCCTCGACCGGCGCATCGTTGGCCGGCCGCTCGAACGTATCCGCCTCAATAGCCCATTCTTGCTCCGGACTTACGACCCGCCCATCAGCACGGTCGAGGGCCAGGTCGTTCGCGGGCTGAAGCGAATTGGGAAGCGCATTGCCATCGGGTTCGACGGCGAATTGTGGCTCGTCATCCATCTCATGATCGCCGGCCGGCTGCACTGGAAGCCGCCGAAGGCGAAACTCGCGGGCAAATACAACCTGGCGGCGTTCGACTTTCCCGACGGCACGCTGCTGTTCACCGAGGCCGGTTCCAAGAAGCGGGCCTCGCTCCATCTCCTACGCGGGGCGGCTGCGCTCGCCGCCCAAGATCCCGGTGGCATTGATGTGTTCGCAGCCACAGCCGGCGAGTTTGAAACGGTCCTCCGCTCGCACAACCACACCTTGAAACGTGCCCTCACCGACCCGCGGCTCTTCAGTGGTATCGGCAACGCCTACTCGGACGAGATCCTACACCGGGCGAGATTGTCGCCACTCGCGCTCACGCAGAAACTACCGGCGGAGGATGTGGGTCGTTTGCACGAAGCCGTTCGAGTGGTATTGACCGAATGGACGGATCGCTTCCGGGCCGAAGTGGGAGATGGCTTTCCGGAAAAGGTGACGGCCTTCCGGCCCGAGATGGCCGTTCACGGGAAGTTCGGCATGCCGTGCCCGGATTGCGGATCACCAGTCCAACGAATCCGGTACGCCGAAAACGAAACCAACTATTGCGCCCGCTGCCAGACCGGCGGCCGGCTCCTCGCCGACCGCTCACTCTCCCGGCTGCTAAAAGACGATTGGCCGCGGCACCTCGACGACCTGTGA
- a CDS encoding serine hydrolase domain-containing protein, whose translation MRAWIFAGLACGFFLDHQPAPAAEPQFGAVDEAVKAAFARGDCPGAVVVVVHNDEVILRKAYGNRVVRPALVPMTVDTVFDLASLTKPIATATSAMLLIEHGKLSPDDLVAKYWPAFAANGKDKITIANLLLHNSGLIADNPEADYKDGPAKALERIAALKPEAPVGSRFKYSDVGFIVLGVVVERVAGQPMDKFAKMHVYDPLKMTDTGFRPGEPLKARIAPTGQRAGKIILGEVHDPRAYLLGGVAGDAGLFAPADDLVRYIRMLLRGGELDGVRVMKPETVKLFTDPHEVLSGTDTPAKGTPRKQFRSYGWDVDTAYSSQRGDLFPRGEGYGHTGFTGTSVWVDPASKTAVIILTNRVHPDDKGNAIRLRREVATAVAAAVGIKPRNDRNGKEEQSGEKK comes from the coding sequence CGAGCCGCAGTTCGGTGCGGTCGACGAGGCGGTCAAGGCCGCATTCGCGCGGGGCGACTGCCCCGGCGCGGTGGTCGTCGTCGTTCATAACGACGAGGTGATTCTGCGCAAGGCTTACGGGAATCGTGTCGTTCGCCCCGCCTTGGTGCCCATGACGGTCGACACCGTGTTCGACCTGGCTTCGCTCACCAAGCCGATCGCGACGGCCACCTCGGCCATGCTCCTCATCGAACATGGGAAACTCAGCCCGGACGATCTGGTCGCCAAATATTGGCCCGCGTTCGCCGCGAATGGCAAAGACAAAATCACGATTGCGAACCTGCTCCTTCATAACAGTGGGCTCATCGCGGACAACCCCGAGGCCGACTACAAGGACGGCCCCGCAAAAGCCCTGGAACGTATTGCCGCCTTGAAGCCTGAAGCACCCGTCGGCAGCCGGTTCAAGTACAGCGATGTCGGCTTCATCGTTCTCGGCGTCGTCGTCGAGCGCGTCGCGGGACAGCCGATGGACAAGTTCGCCAAAATGCACGTCTACGACCCGCTCAAGATGACCGATACCGGCTTCCGGCCGGGCGAACCCTTGAAAGCGCGCATCGCGCCGACGGGCCAACGGGCTGGGAAGATCATCCTGGGCGAAGTCCACGACCCCCGCGCATACCTGCTCGGCGGCGTGGCCGGGGACGCGGGCTTGTTCGCCCCGGCGGACGACCTCGTGCGCTACATCCGCATGCTGCTCCGCGGCGGCGAACTGGACGGGGTTCGGGTCATGAAGCCCGAGACGGTGAAACTGTTTACCGACCCGCACGAAGTCTTGAGCGGGACGGACACTCCGGCCAAGGGCACGCCGCGAAAACAATTCCGTTCTTACGGCTGGGACGTGGACACGGCGTACTCCAGCCAACGGGGCGACCTGTTCCCCCGCGGCGAAGGGTACGGGCACACCGGCTTTACTGGTACGTCCGTTTGGGTCGACCCGGCCAGCAAAACCGCGGTCATCATTCTGACCAACCGAGTTCACCCGGACGACAAAGGCAACGCCATCCGCCTCCGCCGCGAGGTCGCGACGGCCGTCGCCGCGGCGGTCGGGATCAAACCTCGTAACGATCGGAACGGCAAGGAAGAGCAGTCGGGCGAGAAGAAGTAA